A genome region from Macrobrachium rosenbergii isolate ZJJX-2024 chromosome 42, ASM4041242v1, whole genome shotgun sequence includes the following:
- the LOC136827982 gene encoding protein tramtrack, alpha isoform-like isoform X3, translating into MGDGLLMLSWKNHSSTFSHLISSLREKDQYTDVTLACDGKFYPAHKIVLSACSQYFEDMLQNTPCKHPIIVLKDISASELDALLNYMYVGEVSVSQNHLTALIKAAESLHIKGLAVPDELPASHPKESRVLSNPSADERVSPPAKRQRYEKHVSPPRESRTPLSETPVSSPHLESERRCSSYEDDTRVYLERESRIPPLESEKSHLESTPHLGVKTETHSVPSSPVLPGNKTGEHSGSQGIIQDSHISPGANESRSHSNQSYQSQEGFEPLFEVKEEYIENDADRPAQDVSFSPPAVAATAASPSLSAAPPASTASGTRAMSPTSMNTNPRPTIDGSNFEDHIRTLLYNPHERREILHTEAGFHGPGPSGLLGNVGLNVREGFRTGAESFNAKTSDVYPAQVPVVGSHVQVGGSRAHPVMKGLDSQAGKKSQYATYKKFQCTSCEYTCDRKSFLAKHIRIHTGEKPYACPVCPYRSSQRSNLKTHIFSRHRDPSLQL; encoded by the exons ATGGGTGATGGGCTGTTAATGTTATCTTGGAAGAACCACAGCTCCACATTCTCTCATCTCATATCATCACTGAGAGAAAAG gATCAGTATACTGATGTAACTCTAGCATGTGATGGCAAGTTCTACCCAGCACACAAAATAGTTCTGTCAGCTTGTAGTCAGTATTTTGAAGACATGCTGCAGAACACACCTTGTAAACATCCTATCATTGTCCTCAAGGATATTTCAGCAAGTGAACTTGATGCTTTGCTGAACTACATGTATGTTGGGGAAGTGAGTGTGAGTCAGAATCATTTAACAGCCCTCATAAAGGCAGCAGAATCTTTACATATCAAAGGGCTTGCTGTTCCTGATGAGTTGCCAGCCAGTCATCCCAAGGAAAGCAGGGTTTTGTCAAATCCCTCAGCTGATGAAAGAGTAAGTCCCCCTGCAAAACGACAAAGGTATGAAAAGCATGTGTCACCACCAAGAGAGTCTCGGACTCCTCTTAGTGAAACTCCTGTCTCATCCCCACACCTAGAAAGTGAAAGAAGGTGCTCATCATATGAGGATGACACCAGGGTATACCTAGAGAGAGAAAGCCGAATTCCTCCACTTGAAAGTGAGAAGTCACATTTAGAAAGTACACCCCATCTTGGAGTAAAAACAGAAACACATTCAGTTCCTTCCTCTCCAGTATTACCAGGGAACAAAACTGGGGAACACTCAGGCAGTCAAGGCATTATCCAAGACTCCCATATTAGCCCTGGAGCCAATGAGTCAAGAAGTCACAGCAACCAGAGTTATCAGAGCCAAGAGGGATTTGAA CCACTGTTTGAAGTAAAAGAGGAATACATAGAAAATGATGCTGATAGACCTGCGCAAGATGTAAGTTTCTCACCACCTGCTGTTGCTGCGACTGCTGCATCTCCTTCATTGAGTGCTGCTCCACCAGCTTCTACTGCTTCAGGAACAAGAGCTATGTCACCTACCTCTATGAATACAAATCCAAGGCCAACCATTGATGGTAGTAATTTTGAAGATCATATACGGACGTTACTATATAATCCTCATGAGAGAAGAGAAATCTTGCACACAGAGGCAGGTTTTCATGGACCGGGTCCATCTGGGTTACTAGGT AATGTTGGCTTAAACGTAAGAGAAGGGTTTCGAACGGGAGCAGAAAGCTTCAATGCAAAGACGTCTGATGTGTACCCTGCTCAAGTTCCTGTGGTTGGGTCACATGTCCAAGTTGGAGGCTCGCGTGCACATCCA GTGATGAAGGGCCTCGATAGTCAGGCGGGCAAGAAAAGTCAATACGCAACTTATAAGAAATTTCAGTGCACCTCCTGTGAGTACACATGCGATCGGAAATCCTTCCTAGCCAAACACATACGGATTCACACAGGAGAAAAGCCTTACGCCTGTCCTGTATGTCCCTATCGTTCCTCTCAGCGCTCAAACTTAAAGACCCACATATTTAGCAGACACCGAGACCCTTCGCTGCAGCTTTAG
- the LOC136827982 gene encoding protein tramtrack, alpha isoform-like isoform X1 — MDESRLNFGKCKITKPLPISSPEHTTTMGDGLLMLSWKNHSSTFSHLISSLREKDQYTDVTLACDGKFYPAHKIVLSACSQYFEDMLQNTPCKHPIIVLKDISASELDALLNYMYVGEVSVSQNHLTALIKAAESLHIKGLAVPDELPASHPKESRVLSNPSADERVSPPAKRQRYEKHVSPPRESRTPLSETPVSSPHLESERRCSSYEDDTRVYLERESRIPPLESEKSHLESTPHLGVKTETHSVPSSPVLPGNKTGEHSGSQGIIQDSHISPGANESRSHSNQSYQSQEGFEPLFEVKEEYIENDADRPAQDVSFSPPAVAATAASPSLSAAPPASTASGTRAMSPTSMNTNPRPTIDGSNFEDHIRTLLYNPHERREILHTEAGFHGPGPSGLLGNVGLNVREGFRTGAESFNAKTSDVYPAQVPVVGSHVQVGGSRAHPVMKGLDSQAGKKSQYATYKKFQCTSCEYTCDRKSFLAKHIRIHTGEKPYACPVCPYRSSQRSNLKTHIFSRHRDPSLQL; from the exons TAGCCCTGAGCATACCACCACGATGGGTGATGGGCTGTTAATGTTATCTTGGAAGAACCACAGCTCCACATTCTCTCATCTCATATCATCACTGAGAGAAAAG gATCAGTATACTGATGTAACTCTAGCATGTGATGGCAAGTTCTACCCAGCACACAAAATAGTTCTGTCAGCTTGTAGTCAGTATTTTGAAGACATGCTGCAGAACACACCTTGTAAACATCCTATCATTGTCCTCAAGGATATTTCAGCAAGTGAACTTGATGCTTTGCTGAACTACATGTATGTTGGGGAAGTGAGTGTGAGTCAGAATCATTTAACAGCCCTCATAAAGGCAGCAGAATCTTTACATATCAAAGGGCTTGCTGTTCCTGATGAGTTGCCAGCCAGTCATCCCAAGGAAAGCAGGGTTTTGTCAAATCCCTCAGCTGATGAAAGAGTAAGTCCCCCTGCAAAACGACAAAGGTATGAAAAGCATGTGTCACCACCAAGAGAGTCTCGGACTCCTCTTAGTGAAACTCCTGTCTCATCCCCACACCTAGAAAGTGAAAGAAGGTGCTCATCATATGAGGATGACACCAGGGTATACCTAGAGAGAGAAAGCCGAATTCCTCCACTTGAAAGTGAGAAGTCACATTTAGAAAGTACACCCCATCTTGGAGTAAAAACAGAAACACATTCAGTTCCTTCCTCTCCAGTATTACCAGGGAACAAAACTGGGGAACACTCAGGCAGTCAAGGCATTATCCAAGACTCCCATATTAGCCCTGGAGCCAATGAGTCAAGAAGTCACAGCAACCAGAGTTATCAGAGCCAAGAGGGATTTGAA CCACTGTTTGAAGTAAAAGAGGAATACATAGAAAATGATGCTGATAGACCTGCGCAAGATGTAAGTTTCTCACCACCTGCTGTTGCTGCGACTGCTGCATCTCCTTCATTGAGTGCTGCTCCACCAGCTTCTACTGCTTCAGGAACAAGAGCTATGTCACCTACCTCTATGAATACAAATCCAAGGCCAACCATTGATGGTAGTAATTTTGAAGATCATATACGGACGTTACTATATAATCCTCATGAGAGAAGAGAAATCTTGCACACAGAGGCAGGTTTTCATGGACCGGGTCCATCTGGGTTACTAGGT AATGTTGGCTTAAACGTAAGAGAAGGGTTTCGAACGGGAGCAGAAAGCTTCAATGCAAAGACGTCTGATGTGTACCCTGCTCAAGTTCCTGTGGTTGGGTCACATGTCCAAGTTGGAGGCTCGCGTGCACATCCA GTGATGAAGGGCCTCGATAGTCAGGCGGGCAAGAAAAGTCAATACGCAACTTATAAGAAATTTCAGTGCACCTCCTGTGAGTACACATGCGATCGGAAATCCTTCCTAGCCAAACACATACGGATTCACACAGGAGAAAAGCCTTACGCCTGTCCTGTATGTCCCTATCGTTCCTCTCAGCGCTCAAACTTAAAGACCCACATATTTAGCAGACACCGAGACCCTTCGCTGCAGCTTTAG